In the Syntrophorhabdaceae bacterium genome, GAATTTACCTTTTCCTGCAGGTCCGCGTTTTCAGCCTCCATGGTTCTCAGTCTTGCCGTCACTTTTTCATGCTCGTCTTTCATCGCGATATAGCCGTTGATAAGGCCGTCGATCTTCTCTTCCAGTTCCACTATTTTAGATTCGCTAAACAGTTCCATGATTGATTAATTATCGTTTTTTTGCTCAAAAGTCAAGTGTAAAAGGCAGGCCTTGATGAAGGGGTCTATGCCGCCATCGAGTACCGCTTCCGCATTATGGGCTTCCAGTTTCGTCCGGTGATCCTTTATGAGTTTATAGGGGTGGAGAGTATAGGAGCGAATCTGGCTTCCCCATGAGATGTCCTTCTTTTCTTTATTGAGGGTATTCATCTTCTCTTCCTGTTTCTTCTTCTCCAACTCGTAAAGGCGTGATTTGAGGATAGCCATGGCTATCGCCCTGTTCTTGTGCTGGGACCGCTCGTTCTGGCACTGCACCACAAGTCCTGTCGGCAGGTGAGTAATCCTTATTGCCGATTCCGTCCTGTTGACGTGCTGACCGCCGGGTCCGCTCGATCGGAAGGTATCTACCCTTAAATCCTCGTCCCTTATATCTACCGGCACGTCTTCGGGAAGCTCGGGATAAGTGTAGACAGAAGCGAAGGACGTGTGGCGCCTGTTATTGGCGTCATAAGGGGAAACCCTTACGAGCCTGTGGATGCCTACTTCGCATTTCATGTAGCCGTAGGCATAGGGGCCCCTGAGAAGGAAGGTGGCGCTTTTAATGCCCGCTTCTTCGCCTTCGAGAATGTCAACTACCTGGGTCTCGAATTTTCTCGCTTCCGCCCACTTGAGGTACATCCTGAAAAGCATCTCGGCCCAGTCCTGGGCTTCCGTGCCTCCTGCCCCCGCATTTATGTAAATGATCGCATTTCCTTTATCGTTTTCGCCCCCGAGCATACGCTCCATTTCGTAATTGCTGAGCGATTCGTCCAAATCATCCACAAGGCCGGTCAGTTCCGCGAGATCTCCCGGTTCTTCCGTCTCCCGCGTGATCTCGGCCATGATCAGGATCTCTTCAAGATCATGCTCTTTCTTGGCCCAACGGTCGATCTCTTCCTGAAGGCGGGAGCGCTCTTTGAGGATCTGCTGTGCCTTTTCCTGGTCGTCCCAGAACGCGGATTCCGCTATGCCTTTATCGAGTTGTGCGACCTGACTTTCAAGCGCAGGGAGGTCAAAGATAACCTCTGAGGGAGGCCATCCTTTCCATCAATTCATCAATCTTACTCTTCACGTCATCAAGCATAGCTTCATCCTTCAATTTAATTTGGGGCTCACGTCGCCCCCTCAACCGGCGTAAGCCGGTCGAGCCTCCCCTTCTCGCTCGCTGTGCGAGCTACATCGCGGCGGTTGATTCCGAGGAAGTGTCTATTTTCTAACCCCGCCTGTCCACTATCAAGGGAAAGGCTACTTTTTTGCCACTCTTCAGAATTATCACCACCGAATGGTAGTTTTGCTCAACCCACGGACTACTTATAATATTTTACACCAAATACATATAAATTACTAACTCCTAAAACCTTCTCGACTATCGACTGCCTCACAAATAGCTGTCCGTGTCTGCCCTTTCTCCTATCCTTCTTGTCACTTCCGCTCCGAAATAGCTGCATTTTGCGGGTTTTATCCCTTCTGTCTGCCTGGAGAGATCGTAGGTCATTACTCCGCCCCGGATAGTCTCCTCGATTGCCCTTCGAAGCATGGAGGCGGCTTTATCCAAGGCCATGTAATCGAACATCATGGCGCCCGAAAGGAGAAGGGAAGTGGGGTTTATGAGGTCCTTGCCCGTATATTTGGGGGCACTGCCATGGGTAGGCTCGAAGATCGCCACGTTATCGCCGATGTTGGCGCCCGGGGCCACTCCGAGGCCTCCTATCAGGGCGGCGCATGCGTCCGAGAGGTAGTCGCCGTTCAGATTGGGGCAAAGGAGAATGTCGT is a window encoding:
- the prfB gene encoding peptide chain release factor 2 (programmed frameshift); this encodes MLDDVKSKIDELMERMASLRGYLDLPALESQVAQLDKGIAESAFWDDQEKAQQILKERSRLQEEIDRWAKKEHDLEEILIMAEITRETEEPGDLAELTGLVDDLDESLSNYEMERMLGGENDKGNAIIYINAGAGGTEAQDWAEMLFRMYLKWAEARKFETQVVDILEGEEAGIKSATFLLRGPYAYGYMKCEVGIHRLVRVSPYDANNRRHTSFASVYTYPELPEDVPVDIRDEDLRVDTFRSSGPGGQHVNRTESAIRITHLPTGLVVQCQNERSQHKNRAIAMAILKSRLYELEKKKQEEKMNTLNKEKKDISWGSQIRSYTLHPYKLIKDHRTKLEAHNAEAVLDGGIDPFIKACLLHLTFEQKNDN